TATGGCTGGCGCAAGTGATGAAGCGGTGTTTGCTGAAATTCGTCGCTTGAAAGATAATTTTTAATGCTGGGTGTGAGTACCGAGACGCAATCGGCAAAAGACATCATCCGACTTCTTGAATTGAAACCGCATCCTGAAGGGGGCTTTTATAAAGAGACCTTTCGCGATGGTGAGGGGGGTGAGCGTGGTCACTCAACGGCGATTTATTATCTGTTGGAAGTTGGGGACTGTTCCGCGTGGCATCGGGTGAATGATGCTGTGGAAGTTTGGCACTATTATGCTGGGGCGCCACTGGCGTTGACAGTATCGCCTGATGGTCATGATGCAGAAAGCCATCGGCTTGGTCCCAATATCGATTTTGGCGAACGCCCGCAGGTGGTTGTGCCGACAGGCTGGTGGCAGACAGCGGAAAGTCTGGGCGAATGGACGCTTGTGGGGTGCACGGTTGCGCCCGGCTTTGAATTTGCAGGCTTCGAAATGGCCCCGCCAGATTGGCGGCCGACCCCGCGCAAAGAATCTTGAGGCTAAGATTTTTTTGCGATTATTTCTTTCGCCGCAAGCAAGGCACCGCTTGTGATCAACAAGCAGGCGAGAATGACTTGCCATGTGAAGTTGCCATATCCAAAAGCAATCAAAAGTAGCGTCGATAAAAGCGGAGCGGCATAGCTGCCAACCCCAAGTAATTGGATATTGCCGCGCTTCATGCCTATATCCCATGTGTAAAAAGCAAGACCGACAGGTCCAAGACCAAGGCCGATAAGGGCAAGCCATTGGGTTGTTGTGTCAGGCCATTTTGTTGTTTCAAAAGCGAGATGGCAGAGCGCGGACAAAAGGGCGGTAGCCGCGCAAAAAGCAGTGACAATATCACTCGGTGTTTTAGCGAATTGGCGTGATAAAACAGAATAGAGTGCCCATATCAGAGCGCTAAGAAAGGCCGCGCCATAGCCGATGATATAATGGGTATCGAAGGTAAGGCCTGTGCCACGCTTCACCAGAAGAGCTGTGCCTGATAATCCCATGAGTGCGCCAATGAGATGAAACCAGCGCAACCGTTCGCCCGGTAACATCGCCGCCATTAAAACGATGAGAAGCGGCCATAAATATGCAATCAGGCTTGCTTCAACGGGCGGGGCATTTTTGAGGGCTGTGAAATAGAAAAAATGATAACCGAACAAGCCACCAACTCCTACTATCCAAACGGGAAGAGGCTGTTTGAACGCGCTGAAAGGGGTCTTTTTGATTATGCATAAAACCAAACCAACAAGGGTTGCGATGGTGAAGGTTAAGGCGGCGAGTTGAAAGGGTGGCACCATCCCGCTTGCGGCGGTCAGCAGTGCAAGGAGTGACCATAAAAAAACAGCAGTGAATCCGTAAAAGGTGGCCATGGTTCGTTTGGTGTTTTGTGAAGCTCAAAATTTAAGGAAGATGATAACAACAAAAAACCCTGACCGCTATGGTCAGGGTTTTTAAAGGGTCGTCAATTTTTGATGACTTAGCCGTTGGCGAAATACTGGCCACCGTTGGCTGTGATCACTGAGCCTGTGATAAAGCCTGAATCGTCTGATGCGAGGAAGACAACGCAGCGTGCAATTTCTTCTGGTTCACCAAGACGACCAACAGGGATTTGCGGAATGATTTTTTCATTCAAAACTTTTTCAGGAATGGCGCGCACCATTTCTGTGCCGATGTAGCCCGGGCATACAACATTGGCTGTAATGCCTTTGAAGGCGCCTTCTTGAGCGAGTGCTTTGGTAAAGCCGATGTCACCAGCTTTTGAGGCTGAATAGTTCACCTGACCGGCTTGGCCTTTTTGACCATTGATTGATGAGATGGTGATGACACGACCAAAACCGCGTTCGCGCATGCCCGGCCATATAGGGTGGGTCATGTTGAAAACACCATTGAGGTTCGTTCCAATAACTTCGTTCCATTGTTCTGGGGTCATCTTGTGGAACATGCCATCGCGGGTGATGCCGGCATTATTGACGAGAACGTCAATCGGGCCAAGATCAGCTTCAACTTGTGCGATGCCTTCTTTGCATGAATCATAATCGGCAACATTCCATTTGTAAGTCTTGATGCCTGTTTCTGCGGTGAAGGCTGCTGCCTTCTCATCATTGCCTGCATAGCTTGCCGCAACGTTGTAGCCTGCGTCTTTAAGGCCTTTTGCAATTGCAGCGCCAATGCCGCGTGTTCCGCCTGTTACGAGTGCAACTCGTGCCATATCTTCTTCTCCTATTTATAAATAAATAAGGGCACCAGATGGTGCCCTTTTAAAACTCTTAGCGCTCGACTGTGAGAGCAACGCCCATGCCGCCGCCGATGCACAATGTAGCAAGACCTTTTTTCGCATCGCGCTTTTGCATTTCGTGCAAGAGCGTTACGAAAACACGGCAACCAGATGCGCCGATTGGGTGACCGATGGCGATAGCGCCGCCGTTTACATTGACCATGTCTGTGTCCCAGCCGAGGCCTTGGTTCACGGCACAGGCTTGTGCTGCAAAAGCCTCATTGGCTTCAACAAGGTCAAGATCACCAATAGACCAGCCCGCTTTATCAAG
This window of the Hyphomicrobiales bacterium genome carries:
- the phbB gene encoding acetoacetyl-CoA reductase; the protein is MARVALVTGGTRGIGAAIAKGLKDAGYNVAASYAGNDEKAAAFTAETGIKTYKWNVADYDSCKEGIAQVEADLGPIDVLVNNAGITRDGMFHKMTPEQWNEVIGTNLNGVFNMTHPIWPGMRERGFGRVITISSINGQKGQAGQVNYSASKAGDIGFTKALAQEGAFKGITANVVCPGYIGTEMVRAIPEKVLNEKIIPQIPVGRLGEPEEIARCVVFLASDDSGFITGSVITANGGQYFANG
- a CDS encoding EamA family transporter, producing the protein MATFYGFTAVFLWSLLALLTAASGMVPPFQLAALTFTIATLVGLVLCIIKKTPFSAFKQPLPVWIVGVGGLFGYHFFYFTALKNAPPVEASLIAYLWPLLIVLMAAMLPGERLRWFHLIGALMGLSGTALLVKRGTGLTFDTHYIIGYGAAFLSALIWALYSVLSRQFAKTPSDIVTAFCAATALLSALCHLAFETTKWPDTTTQWLALIGLGLGPVGLAFYTWDIGMKRGNIQLLGVGSYAAPLLSTLLLIAFGYGNFTWQVILACLLITSGALLAAKEIIAKKS
- a CDS encoding cupin domain-containing protein; this translates as MLGVSTETQSAKDIIRLLELKPHPEGGFYKETFRDGEGGERGHSTAIYYLLEVGDCSAWHRVNDAVEVWHYYAGAPLALTVSPDGHDAESHRLGPNIDFGERPQVVVPTGWWQTAESLGEWTLVGCTVAPGFEFAGFEMAPPDWRPTPRKES